A window from Kribbella jejuensis encodes these proteins:
- a CDS encoding hydroxyacid dehydrogenase, which translates to MPTRKPRLAALLSPERAADVVDQATRTLLQERFEVVWATAEHTIRTTSPTHPAGSARPGTPAAIDPGAVAELAAGADVLLTSWGTPPLAKELWVRGTGPRVVAHAAGTVKNLVDPAVLELGVGVFSAGPRIAWSVGEYCLGAMLTLGRRLPRFDSAVRAGGWKQTEYRGHELAGAKVGIVGASSTARALIAMLKPFGCDIAVYDPYLNDQRAKELGVRTTTLEDAASAAFLSIHVPNVPETKGMITRDLIENLPDGAVVVNSSRGPAIDQQALIEHAVGGRIYAALDVYDPEPPTFGEDVLRSQNLLLTPHIAGDTAEGHLALAGYVLRDALSWLEAGTRGPSFVDPKTWSIAA; encoded by the coding sequence GTGCCAACCCGCAAGCCCCGCCTCGCCGCCCTCCTCTCCCCCGAACGCGCCGCCGACGTAGTCGACCAGGCCACCCGCACTCTGCTCCAGGAACGGTTCGAGGTCGTGTGGGCAACCGCCGAGCACACCATCCGCACCACCTCCCCGACACATCCGGCCGGGTCGGCTCGGCCGGGTACGCCGGCCGCGATTGATCCTGGCGCGGTGGCGGAGCTGGCTGCGGGCGCTGACGTGTTGCTGACGAGTTGGGGGACGCCGCCGTTGGCGAAGGAGCTGTGGGTTAGGGGGACGGGGCCTCGGGTGGTGGCTCATGCGGCGGGGACGGTGAAGAACTTGGTGGATCCGGCGGTGTTGGAGTTGGGCGTAGGGGTGTTTTCGGCGGGGCCTCGGATTGCTTGGTCGGTGGGTGAGTACTGCCTCGGGGCGATGTTGACGTTGGGCCGGCGGCTGCCGCGGTTCGACTCGGCGGTTCGTGCGGGTGGATGGAAACAGACCGAGTACCGCGGGCACGAACTCGCCGGCGCGAAGGTCGGAATCGTCGGCGCGAGCAGTACGGCCCGCGCGTTGATCGCGATGTTGAAGCCGTTCGGCTGTGACATTGCGGTTTACGACCCGTACCTGAACGACCAGCGGGCAAAGGAGCTCGGCGTACGGACAACGACACTGGAGGACGCGGCGAGCGCGGCGTTCCTGAGTATCCATGTGCCGAACGTGCCGGAGACGAAGGGCATGATCACCCGCGACCTGATCGAGAATCTGCCGGACGGTGCGGTCGTCGTGAACTCCTCGCGTGGACCGGCGATCGACCAGCAGGCGCTGATCGAGCATGCGGTCGGCGGGAGGATCTACGCAGCGCTCGACGTCTACGATCCCGAACCGCCTACGTTTGGCGAAGACGTTCTGAGATCCCAGAACCTGCTGCTGACCCCGCACATCGCAGGTGATACCGCCGAGGGGCATCTGGCGCTCGCCGGCTACGTGCTGCGGGACGCGCTCAGCTGGCTCGAGGCCGGGACGCGTGGGCCCAGTTTCGTCGACCCCAAGACCTGGTCGATCGCGGCATGA
- a CDS encoding carbohydrate ABC transporter permease translates to MTTEIRQKLVVFTCFLVTAITLIPVVMMVLVAFQSDAESMAAKPSFWPSSWHPENLTRAFDLVPLGKYLLNTVYFAGGTTILETVTAALAAYAFARLNFPGRSWLFGIYLATLMIPSQVTLIPQFVLVAKLHGIDTWPGMILPHAFTAIGVFLLRQFFLGIPRDYEEAARLDGANRWQAFVRVIVPLAVPAIATLAVFKFIGQWNNLLWPLIISNSDATRTASVGLQVFQDTNGTQWNLLLMAATVTTIPLIVLFFLTQRWFVRGITMSGLGGR, encoded by the coding sequence ATGACAACTGAAATCCGTCAGAAGCTGGTTGTCTTCACCTGCTTCCTGGTCACCGCGATCACGCTGATCCCGGTTGTCATGATGGTGCTGGTCGCGTTCCAGTCCGACGCCGAGTCGATGGCCGCCAAGCCGTCGTTCTGGCCGAGCAGTTGGCACCCGGAGAACCTGACCCGCGCGTTCGACCTCGTCCCGCTCGGGAAGTACCTGCTGAACACCGTCTACTTCGCCGGCGGTACGACGATCCTCGAGACCGTCACCGCGGCACTCGCGGCGTACGCGTTCGCCCGGCTGAACTTCCCCGGCCGGAGCTGGCTGTTCGGGATCTACCTCGCGACGCTGATGATCCCGTCGCAGGTCACGCTGATCCCGCAGTTCGTCCTGGTCGCCAAGCTGCACGGGATCGACACCTGGCCCGGGATGATCCTGCCGCACGCGTTCACCGCGATCGGTGTGTTCCTGCTCCGCCAGTTCTTCCTCGGCATCCCGCGCGACTACGAGGAGGCAGCCCGGCTCGACGGCGCGAACCGCTGGCAGGCATTCGTTCGGGTCATCGTGCCGCTCGCCGTACCGGCGATCGCGACGCTTGCGGTGTTCAAGTTCATCGGGCAGTGGAACAACCTGCTCTGGCCGTTGATCATTTCCAACAGCGACGCGACCCGTACGGCGTCGGTCGGGCTCCAGGTGTTCCAGGACACCAACGGTACGCAGTGGAACCTGCTGCTGATGGCGGCCACCGTCACCACGATCCCGCTGATCGTGCTGTTCTTCCTGACCCAACGCTGGTTCGTCCGAGGCATCACGATGAGTGGGCTGGGAGGCCGTTGA
- a CDS encoding YciI family protein has product MKYMLLIYGNDQTWDTLHEQGIDGVLDQHRVLSEELKANGELVDGIGLTTKNARVVRIQDGVPAVTDGPFTEAKEVLAGYYVVDCASLERATEIAARLPEAPYSPIEIREFTDPMES; this is encoded by the coding sequence ATGAAATACATGCTGCTGATCTACGGGAACGACCAGACCTGGGACACGCTGCACGAGCAGGGCATCGACGGGGTGCTCGACCAGCACCGCGTACTGTCCGAGGAACTGAAGGCGAACGGTGAGCTCGTCGACGGGATCGGGCTCACCACGAAGAACGCGCGGGTGGTCCGGATCCAGGACGGCGTACCGGCCGTGACCGACGGGCCGTTCACCGAGGCCAAGGAAGTGCTGGCCGGGTACTACGTGGTGGACTGCGCGAGCCTCGAGCGTGCGACGGAGATCGCCGCGCGGCTGCCGGAGGCGCCGTACTCACCGATCGAGATCAGAGAATTCACCGACCCGATGGAGTCCTGA
- a CDS encoding LysR family transcriptional regulator, giving the protein MDLSLQQLRGFVAVAEELHYGRAAQRLNLTQPPLTRQIQGLERALDVRLFDRTGRGVRLTAAGGVFLEHARRVLALLEIAPEATKRAADGTTGTLRLAFTAIGAYAVLADFLTMVGKRTPGVTAELTELVSPAQFEALANLEIDLGLVRPPIPDRFESLLVHSEDLVLAVPATHPLATGTGPVSLVDATDDYIGYSPEGSQYLHDICAAMIGMDRYAVSQLASQVPTMLALVRAGLGCALVPRSIMAMRVEGVRYRELDAADAHSVTLHACWSPDNPNPALQRLVESLRTDPHLT; this is encoded by the coding sequence ATGGATTTGTCGCTGCAGCAGCTCCGCGGGTTCGTCGCCGTCGCCGAGGAGTTGCACTACGGGCGGGCGGCGCAGCGGCTCAACCTCACGCAGCCGCCGTTGACCCGGCAGATCCAGGGGCTGGAGCGAGCGCTCGACGTACGGCTGTTCGACCGGACCGGGCGAGGCGTACGGCTGACCGCCGCCGGGGGAGTGTTCCTCGAACACGCCCGCCGCGTGCTCGCACTCCTGGAAATAGCACCCGAGGCGACGAAGCGAGCCGCGGACGGCACCACCGGCACGCTCCGCCTCGCGTTCACCGCGATCGGTGCGTACGCCGTACTCGCCGACTTCCTCACCATGGTCGGCAAACGCACCCCAGGCGTGACCGCGGAACTGACCGAGCTCGTCAGCCCGGCGCAGTTCGAGGCGCTGGCCAACCTCGAGATCGACCTAGGCCTGGTCCGGCCGCCCATCCCGGACCGCTTCGAGTCCCTGCTCGTCCATTCAGAAGATCTGGTCCTCGCCGTACCGGCGACCCATCCGCTCGCCACCGGCACCGGACCGGTGTCGCTGGTGGACGCCACCGACGACTACATCGGCTACAGCCCCGAGGGATCGCAGTACCTGCACGACATCTGCGCGGCGATGATCGGCATGGACCGGTACGCCGTCAGTCAGCTCGCCTCCCAGGTGCCGACGATGCTCGCACTGGTCCGCGCCGGCCTCGGCTGCGCACTGGTCCCGCGCTCGATCATGGCGATGCGGGTCGAGGGCGTCCGGTACCGCGAACTCGACGCGGCCGACGCGCATTCAGTCACGCTGCACGCCTGCTGGAGCCCCGACAACCCGAACCCGGCGCTGCAACGCCTGGTCGAGTCACTGCGCACCGATCCGCACTTGACTTAG
- a CDS encoding sugar phosphate isomerase/epimerase family protein — protein MSYLWSVFTKPWAGLPGDELGRLIAGLGFGGAEVPVRDTAYVTPANAEAELPRFTGQLRAEGIEPISVASDLSERVFAACAEAGVPTIRIMAELGADGYAASVRRNRELLEQAVVLTERYDVQVGVQPHHGRFVSSTLGVLQLLDGLPDRYKLVWDAAHDALAGDHPAVTLPLAADRLGIVNLKNVHYVRTDGTWKTYFVEAEDGLSDWTAVFATLQQLGYDGPICLTGQYSDPAVPARNRLENDLRFAVTSAAQHPSRQ, from the coding sequence ATGTCCTATTTGTGGTCCGTCTTCACCAAACCGTGGGCGGGACTGCCCGGCGACGAACTCGGCCGGCTGATCGCCGGGCTCGGGTTCGGCGGTGCCGAGGTGCCGGTTCGCGACACGGCGTACGTGACCCCGGCGAACGCCGAGGCGGAGCTGCCGCGGTTCACCGGGCAGTTACGGGCCGAGGGCATCGAACCGATCAGCGTCGCGAGCGACCTGTCCGAGCGGGTGTTCGCGGCCTGCGCGGAGGCCGGCGTACCGACGATCCGGATCATGGCCGAGCTCGGCGCCGACGGGTACGCCGCATCGGTACGCCGGAACCGGGAACTGCTCGAACAGGCTGTCGTACTCACCGAACGGTACGACGTGCAGGTCGGCGTACAGCCCCACCACGGGCGCTTCGTGTCGTCAACGCTCGGCGTACTCCAACTGCTCGACGGTCTGCCCGACAGGTACAAGCTGGTGTGGGACGCGGCGCACGACGCGCTCGCCGGTGACCACCCGGCAGTGACGTTGCCGCTGGCCGCGGACCGGCTCGGAATCGTCAACCTCAAGAACGTGCACTATGTCCGGACCGACGGCACGTGGAAGACGTACTTCGTCGAAGCCGAGGACGGCCTGTCCGATTGGACAGCCGTCTTCGCGACGTTGCAGCAGCTCGGGTACGACGGCCCGATCTGCCTGACCGGTCAGTACTCCGACCCCGCCGTACCCGCCCGGAACCGGCTCGAAAATGATCTGCGATTCGCTGTCACATCGGCCGCACAGCATCCGTCAAGGCAGTGA
- a CDS encoding SDR family NAD(P)-dependent oxidoreductase, which translates to MSAQHKIGSGFGHDSTADDVLAGIDLSGKLAIVTGGYSGLGLETTKALTKAGAHVVVPARRPDAAREALAGVDDVEIDELDLGDLESVRAFADRFLASGRSIDIVIDNAAIMACPETRVGPGWEAQFATNHLGHFALVNRLWPAIAADGGGRVVSVSSTGHRRSDIRWDDLEFRQGYDKWAAYGQAKTANVLFAVQLDALGKDSGVRAFALHPGGILTPLQRYLPREEMVAFGWIDEDGNALSPQFKSPEQGAATQVWAATSPQLDGLGGVFCEDCEIAEVSTDDAPGVRPYAIDPASAERLWTVSAELTGVNAFG; encoded by the coding sequence ATGAGTGCACAACACAAGATCGGCTCGGGTTTCGGGCACGACAGCACCGCGGACGACGTCCTGGCCGGGATCGACCTGTCCGGCAAGCTCGCGATCGTCACCGGTGGATATTCCGGTCTCGGCCTCGAGACCACGAAGGCGCTGACCAAAGCCGGCGCGCACGTCGTCGTACCGGCGCGTCGGCCCGACGCGGCCCGGGAGGCCCTGGCCGGGGTCGACGACGTGGAGATCGACGAGCTGGACCTCGGCGACCTGGAGAGCGTCCGCGCCTTCGCCGACCGGTTCCTCGCCTCGGGACGGTCGATCGACATCGTCATCGACAACGCCGCGATCATGGCCTGCCCGGAGACCCGGGTCGGCCCGGGCTGGGAGGCGCAGTTCGCGACCAACCACCTCGGCCACTTCGCACTGGTGAATCGGCTCTGGCCGGCGATCGCCGCGGACGGTGGTGGGCGGGTCGTGTCGGTGTCGTCGACCGGACACCGGCGGTCCGACATCCGTTGGGACGACCTCGAGTTCCGCCAGGGGTACGACAAGTGGGCGGCGTACGGGCAGGCGAAGACCGCCAACGTCCTGTTTGCCGTCCAGCTCGATGCCCTCGGCAAAGATTCCGGCGTCCGGGCGTTCGCGCTGCACCCCGGCGGCATCCTGACCCCGCTGCAGCGGTACCTGCCGCGCGAGGAGATGGTCGCCTTCGGCTGGATCGACGAGGACGGCAACGCGCTGAGTCCGCAGTTCAAGTCGCCGGAGCAGGGCGCGGCGACCCAGGTGTGGGCGGCGACGTCGCCGCAGCTCGACGGGCTCGGCGGGGTCTTCTGCGAGGACTGTGAGATCGCGGAGGTGTCGACCGACGACGCGCCGGGCGTGCGGCCGTACGCGATCGACCCGGCGTCGGCGGAGCGGCTGTGGACGGTGTCGGCCGAGCTCACCGGGGTGAACGCCTTCGGATAG
- a CDS encoding carbohydrate ABC transporter permease has product MAVDTVPVTTTPAIRQQAPPRRSRETLTAWLFILPSLIGFLIFTAGPVVAAGVISLLNWNLFSAPTWAGLHNFARLGPDPTFWSALGNTVYFTLVSVPLTILVSLALALLLNQGLKRIAVFRSLLLLPYATITVAVAFVWIWLYIPHDGLVNTVLGWFGIDGPSWLISDTWAMPALILMSVWKSFGFGMVVFLAGLQAIPQQLYEAGRVDGTSPWNSFRHITLPMLSPALFFVVVTSVIGSFQVFDQALIMTNGGPGSRTTTLVMYIYRTGFENYDQGYAAAQSLVLFAFIVIITAGQFLFQRKLVHYDN; this is encoded by the coding sequence ATGGCCGTCGATACCGTACCCGTCACGACCACACCCGCAATCCGTCAGCAAGCCCCACCGCGGCGCAGCCGCGAGACGCTCACCGCCTGGCTGTTCATCCTCCCGAGCCTGATCGGCTTCCTGATCTTCACCGCCGGACCGGTCGTCGCCGCCGGCGTCATCTCGCTGCTGAACTGGAACCTGTTCAGCGCCCCGACCTGGGCCGGGCTGCACAACTTCGCCCGCCTCGGCCCGGACCCGACGTTCTGGTCCGCGCTCGGCAACACCGTGTACTTCACCCTGGTCAGCGTCCCGCTCACGATCCTCGTCAGCCTGGCCCTCGCGCTTCTGCTCAACCAGGGCCTCAAACGGATCGCCGTCTTCCGCTCCCTCCTGCTGTTGCCGTACGCAACCATCACGGTCGCGGTGGCATTCGTCTGGATCTGGCTGTACATCCCGCACGACGGCCTGGTGAACACCGTGCTCGGATGGTTCGGGATCGACGGCCCGTCCTGGCTGATCTCGGACACCTGGGCGATGCCGGCGCTGATCCTGATGAGCGTCTGGAAGAGCTTCGGGTTCGGCATGGTGGTGTTCCTGGCCGGCCTGCAGGCGATCCCGCAGCAGCTCTACGAGGCCGGGCGGGTGGACGGTACGTCGCCGTGGAACAGCTTCCGGCACATCACGCTGCCGATGCTTTCCCCCGCGCTGTTCTTCGTCGTCGTGACGTCGGTGATCGGTTCGTTCCAGGTCTTCGACCAGGCGCTGATCATGACGAACGGCGGTCCGGGCAGCCGCACCACCACCCTGGTCATGTACATCTACCGGACCGGCTTCGAGAACTACGACCAGGGGTACGCCGCCGCGCAGTCGCTGGTCCTGTTCGCGTTCATCGTGATCATCACCGCAGGCCAGTTCCTGTTCCAGCGGAAGTTGGTGCACTATGACAACTGA
- a CDS encoding carboxymuconolactone decarboxylase family protein has product MQARMTNPAMILPDATKGIQNIYKAIGSSGTDGKVLELVHLRASQINGCSPCVFGGIKSALKNGETDERLHQVAAWRESDLFTDAERAALEMTEAATRLADNPTAVTDEIWAAAADHYDEKELSAIVLMIGLTNLFNRLNTTTRQPAGATW; this is encoded by the coding sequence ATGCAAGCACGGATGACCAACCCCGCGATGATCCTGCCGGACGCCACCAAGGGCATCCAGAACATCTACAAGGCAATCGGCTCGTCCGGCACCGACGGTAAGGTGCTGGAGTTGGTGCACCTGCGGGCCAGCCAGATCAACGGCTGCTCCCCGTGTGTGTTCGGCGGGATCAAGTCGGCGCTGAAGAACGGCGAGACCGACGAACGGCTGCACCAGGTGGCCGCGTGGCGGGAGTCCGACCTGTTCACCGACGCCGAGCGGGCCGCTCTGGAGATGACCGAGGCGGCGACCCGGCTGGCCGACAACCCGACCGCGGTCACCGACGAGATCTGGGCCGCGGCCGCCGACCACTACGACGAGAAGGAACTGTCCGCGATCGTGCTGATGATCGGACTCACGAACCTGTTCAACCGCCTCAACACCACCACCCGCCAGCCTGCCGGTGCGACCTGGTAG
- a CDS encoding mandelate racemase/muconate lactonizing enzyme family protein, translating into MSRITQVEVFPVAVPFARKFVLGSGAVGSPDAAPDQAGAVIFVKLTTEDGVVGWGEQRALPSWSYETAETMAVVIRRHLTPILLQLTPFDVELFHQRAAKRLSPAVSNGFPFARAAVDVAMHDAAGKLAGVPVHALLGGKVYDEIPLCSAIGVGDQDAVRDHALQSSDYAAYKVKIGGDLDADTAAIETVAEVADGKPLWLDANQSYRPAALRRLLDRTRHVRTIHCVEQPVPSTDTLAMQRLRELVDLPIAIDEGSFSAPDLARAIRLGAADLVVIKVCKSGGLRNALKTAQTALAGGLEILASGLTDCGVAFAAALHVFSQLELALPAELNGPELLTDLYVDGLSITKAVATVPTAPGLGVEVDEERIRAESIDLLYR; encoded by the coding sequence ATGAGCCGGATCACGCAGGTCGAGGTCTTTCCGGTGGCGGTGCCGTTCGCGCGGAAGTTCGTGCTCGGCAGCGGCGCCGTGGGCTCCCCCGACGCCGCCCCCGACCAAGCCGGTGCGGTGATCTTCGTGAAGCTCACGACGGAGGACGGCGTGGTCGGCTGGGGCGAGCAGCGCGCGCTCCCGAGCTGGAGCTACGAGACCGCCGAAACCATGGCCGTCGTCATCCGCCGCCATCTCACACCGATCCTCCTGCAGCTCACCCCGTTCGACGTCGAGCTCTTCCACCAGCGCGCCGCCAAACGCCTCAGCCCCGCGGTCTCGAACGGCTTCCCGTTCGCCCGCGCCGCCGTCGACGTCGCGATGCACGACGCGGCCGGCAAGCTCGCCGGCGTCCCGGTCCACGCGCTGCTCGGCGGCAAGGTGTACGACGAGATCCCGCTCTGCTCGGCGATCGGCGTCGGCGACCAGGACGCGGTTCGCGATCATGCGCTCCAGTCGTCGGACTATGCGGCGTACAAGGTCAAGATCGGTGGCGACCTGGACGCCGACACGGCGGCGATCGAGACCGTCGCGGAAGTTGCCGACGGCAAACCACTGTGGCTGGACGCGAACCAGTCGTACCGCCCCGCCGCGCTCCGCCGGCTGCTCGACCGGACCAGGCACGTCCGCACGATCCATTGCGTCGAGCAACCAGTACCGAGCACCGACACGCTCGCCATGCAGCGGCTGCGCGAGCTGGTCGACCTGCCGATCGCGATCGACGAGGGCAGCTTCTCCGCGCCGGACCTGGCCCGCGCGATCCGCCTCGGTGCCGCCGACCTGGTCGTGATCAAGGTCTGCAAGTCCGGCGGCCTGCGGAACGCCCTCAAGACCGCCCAGACCGCGCTCGCCGGCGGCCTGGAGATTCTCGCCAGCGGACTGACCGACTGCGGAGTCGCCTTCGCGGCCGCACTGCACGTGTTCAGTCAGCTCGAGCTCGCCCTGCCCGCCGAGCTCAACGGACCGGAGCTGCTGACCGACCTGTACGTCGACGGGCTCAGCATCACCAAGGCCGTCGCGACGGTCCCCACCGCCCCTGGACTGGGCGTCGAGGTCGACGAGGAGCGCATCCGCGCCGAGTCGATCGATCTGCTCTACCGGTGA
- a CDS encoding putative protein N(5)-glutamine methyltransferase, with protein MNSQIVGEIVDRLRAAGCVFAEDEAALIVETARDAAEVEAMVAQRVAGSPLEYVVGWASFCGLRIAVDPGVFIPRRRTEFLIAEALKVTSPGAVVVDLGCGSGALGAAVAAQVEVSLYAADVERAAVRCARRNVAPYGGTVYQGDWFDALPVELRGRIDVLLANVPYVPTDEIRLLPPEARLYEPHVTLDGGVDGLANLRQVVAGAIDWLAAGGHMYVEMSDRQAPHAESVMVAAGLAAEVVTDDDLGANVVHGIRPGIKPGAGRAAGTRAG; from the coding sequence GTGAACAGTCAGATCGTCGGCGAGATCGTCGACCGCCTGCGCGCGGCGGGTTGCGTGTTCGCGGAGGACGAGGCCGCGCTGATCGTCGAGACGGCGCGCGATGCGGCCGAGGTCGAGGCGATGGTCGCGCAGCGGGTGGCCGGTTCGCCCTTGGAGTACGTCGTCGGCTGGGCCTCGTTCTGCGGGTTGCGGATCGCCGTCGATCCCGGCGTGTTCATTCCGCGTCGGCGGACCGAGTTCCTGATCGCCGAGGCCTTGAAGGTGACCTCTCCGGGTGCGGTCGTCGTGGATCTTGGCTGCGGCTCCGGGGCACTCGGCGCGGCCGTGGCTGCTCAGGTCGAGGTGTCGTTGTACGCCGCCGACGTCGAGCGGGCCGCGGTGCGCTGTGCGCGGCGGAACGTGGCGCCGTACGGCGGGACGGTCTATCAGGGTGACTGGTTCGACGCGCTGCCGGTGGAGTTGCGCGGGCGGATCGACGTACTGCTGGCGAACGTGCCGTATGTACCGACCGACGAGATCCGGCTGCTGCCGCCTGAGGCTCGGCTGTACGAACCGCACGTGACGTTGGACGGCGGGGTGGACGGGTTGGCGAACCTTCGCCAAGTCGTTGCCGGCGCCATCGATTGGCTCGCGGCCGGCGGGCACATGTACGTCGAGATGAGCGATCGACAGGCGCCGCACGCGGAGAGCGTGATGGTCGCGGCCGGCCTCGCTGCCGAGGTCGTCACGGACGACGACCTCGGCGCGAACGTTGTCCACGGCATCAGACCCGGCATCAAACCCGGCGCTGGACGTGCAGCAGGTACTCGCGCCGGTTGA
- a CDS encoding ABC transporter substrate-binding protein, whose amino-acid sequence MQTNLSRRRFLQLTGLAGVGAVAAGCSSGPPAGTATWSMWSSSAAEKKVWDAFGKYVEQQLGVKSVATLTPSSGYPTKLDLQLVSGTASLVTALNGTLIPTYAARGAHRPLDDLIAADPDFSLDDFYGTSRKISSFNGTTYAIGFDVAPTVMYYNKDLLNQQGIPLPSRTEPMSWATFRDLAKQLTKPGEQYGFTCAPAIDDLVSWIYCAGGNVMSDDASRSTLGDPEAMEALQYVIDLFVKDKVTPPIKNLVTESSLSNFLQGNVAFMQNGPWQVVNARKAKFDWDIIPFPAGSAGSTPRVSGSSFAIPSGVREGPQLDLAWKLLKTLTSTGALDIYAKAGRNNPARLSAGSAFQPPPDNLGIVQEILAGKLAGGHAFDVTTNWNQVKQLLGQDLPRTFLGQVTVADAINGLNPRLDVLMRQHLDTTRQASARKG is encoded by the coding sequence ATGCAAACCAACCTGTCCCGCCGCAGGTTCCTGCAACTGACCGGTCTCGCCGGTGTAGGAGCGGTTGCTGCCGGATGTTCCTCAGGACCGCCGGCTGGTACGGCGACCTGGTCGATGTGGTCCAGCAGTGCCGCGGAGAAGAAGGTGTGGGATGCCTTCGGCAAGTACGTCGAGCAGCAGCTCGGCGTGAAGTCCGTCGCCACGCTTACCCCGTCGAGCGGTTACCCGACCAAGCTCGACCTGCAACTCGTCAGCGGTACGGCGAGCCTGGTCACCGCGCTGAACGGCACGCTGATCCCGACGTACGCCGCTCGCGGCGCGCACCGGCCGCTCGACGACCTGATCGCGGCCGACCCCGACTTCAGCCTCGACGACTTCTACGGCACCAGCCGGAAGATCTCCAGCTTCAACGGCACGACGTACGCGATCGGCTTCGACGTCGCGCCGACCGTCATGTACTACAACAAGGATCTGCTGAACCAGCAGGGCATCCCGCTCCCGTCCCGGACCGAACCGATGTCCTGGGCAACGTTCCGCGACCTCGCCAAGCAGCTGACGAAACCCGGCGAGCAGTACGGCTTCACCTGTGCGCCGGCGATCGACGACCTGGTGTCGTGGATCTACTGTGCCGGCGGCAACGTGATGAGTGACGACGCGAGCCGCAGTACGCTCGGCGACCCCGAGGCAATGGAGGCGCTGCAGTACGTCATTGACCTGTTCGTCAAGGACAAGGTCACGCCGCCGATCAAGAACCTGGTCACCGAGAGCTCGCTGTCGAACTTCCTGCAGGGCAACGTCGCGTTCATGCAGAACGGGCCGTGGCAGGTGGTGAATGCCCGGAAGGCGAAGTTCGACTGGGACATCATCCCGTTCCCGGCCGGCTCGGCAGGTAGTACGCCGCGGGTCTCGGGCTCCAGCTTCGCGATTCCATCGGGGGTACGCGAGGGGCCGCAGCTCGACCTCGCGTGGAAGCTGCTCAAGACCCTGACCAGCACCGGCGCACTCGACATCTACGCGAAAGCAGGCCGCAACAACCCGGCCCGGCTGAGTGCGGGCAGCGCCTTCCAGCCGCCGCCGGACAACCTCGGCATCGTCCAGGAGATCCTGGCCGGCAAGCTCGCCGGCGGGCACGCGTTCGACGTCACCACGAACTGGAACCAGGTCAAGCAGCTGCTCGGACAGGATCTGCCGCGGACGTTCCTCGGCCAGGTCACGGTCGCGGACGCCATCAACGGTCTGAACCCGCGGCTCGACGTACTGATGCGTCAGCATCTCGACACCACCCGCCAAGCCTCCGCCCGGAAGGGGTGA